One window from the genome of Pyrobaculum ferrireducens encodes:
- a CDS encoding DUF86 domain-containing protein — MGTCLSVLQRASEARGAINDALRIASRRFEELSDEEVWALRYQLIVLVEALASMCMKFARAAWGRVFSSYRECLREVDRRLGIGCGEVLAALVGLRNLLVHRYFAVDDRRVYDAVKSDFKCVLEFIKRVEENAPCLSS; from the coding sequence ATGGGGACTTGCCTCTCCGTACTCCAGAGGGCATCGGAGGCGCGGGGGGCTATAAACGACGCCTTGAGGATAGCTAGCCGCAGATTTGAGGAACTCAGCGACGAGGAGGTGTGGGCCCTTCGATACCAGCTAATTGTGCTCGTAGAGGCCCTCGCCTCTATGTGTATGAAGTTCGCGAGGGCGGCGTGGGGCCGCGTGTTTTCCTCCTACCGCGAGTGTCTAAGGGAGGTGGACAGGAGGCTGGGGATCGGCTGTGGAGAGGTCCTAGCCGCCTTGGTGGGGCTCCGCAACCTCCTCGTCCATAGATACTTCGCAGTGGACGACAGAAGGGTGTACGACGCGGTGAAGAGCGACTTCAAATGCGTCCTCGAATTTATCAAGAGGGTTGAGGAAAATGCGCCCTGTCTATCAAGTTAG
- a CDS encoding ABC transporter permease translates to MLPDVARLAWLAVRERAGRSALAALGVFIAFLALATALSIGETFKGVVEEAFQRLGLNTVWILPRFRPLTEADVATVSALLPTAVVIPMTGEGAKARLPDGSERDVMIYYVPPEAVDVLIPRDALKSGVMSVGGSLALVSTRVKMAGDVPLESGMPVTLERSTGPPLEVTAAGVVDLSGIAGPLGGGDVFVDRALSAVEGYALIYVITDSPQTAEKAAARLTPYFPDATILSPQVLARQVGQFAAIAQMGLGVLAGVSALITAMWLYDTMTISILQRTKEIGIMRAVGFKRRHILAVILAESLIVIAMGIAAALPVLFLISQISIPIGFGTALKLKITPAAVLASAAVVLAANMLGALAPAYRASRLNIVDALRYE, encoded by the coding sequence GTGTTGCCAGACGTAGCTAGGCTTGCGTGGCTGGCGGTTAGGGAGAGGGCCGGCAGGTCGGCACTCGCCGCCCTGGGCGTCTTCATCGCCTTTCTAGCCCTCGCGACGGCGCTCTCCATAGGGGAGACCTTCAAGGGCGTCGTGGAGGAGGCCTTTCAGCGCCTTGGGCTAAACACGGTGTGGATACTGCCCCGGTTTAGGCCTCTTACAGAGGCCGACGTGGCCACGGTTTCCGCCCTCCTCCCAACGGCGGTGGTTATACCGATGACGGGGGAGGGCGCCAAGGCGAGGTTGCCAGACGGCTCCGAGAGGGACGTGATGATATACTACGTGCCGCCAGAGGCCGTGGACGTGTTAATTCCGCGGGACGCCTTGAAGTCCGGCGTCATGTCGGTAGGAGGCTCCCTAGCCCTGGTCTCCACCAGGGTCAAGATGGCCGGGGACGTACCGCTCGAGTCAGGCATGCCTGTTACGCTGGAGCGCTCGACGGGTCCGCCGCTGGAGGTGACAGCGGCGGGGGTGGTGGACCTCTCCGGCATCGCGGGCCCTCTCGGCGGCGGCGACGTCTTTGTGGACAGAGCCCTCTCCGCGGTTGAGGGCTACGCCTTGATCTACGTCATCACGGACAGCCCCCAGACTGCTGAGAAGGCGGCGGCCCGGCTGACGCCCTACTTCCCAGACGCCACCATCCTCTCCCCCCAGGTACTGGCGCGACAGGTTGGGCAGTTCGCCGCCATTGCCCAGATGGGGCTCGGCGTCTTGGCCGGCGTAAGCGCCTTGATAACCGCTATGTGGCTCTACGACACCATGACAATATCTATTCTGCAGAGGACGAAGGAAATCGGCATAATGAGGGCCGTCGGGTTCAAGAGGAGGCACATCCTCGCGGTGATACTCGCCGAGTCCCTCATTGTAATAGCCATGGGCATCGCCGCCGCGCTGCCAGTCCTGTTCCTCATCTCGCAGATATCAATCCCCATAGGCTTCGGCACCGCACTGAAACTCAAAATAACCCCCGCGGCCGTGCTCGCCTCAGCCGCGGTGGTGCTGGCCGCCAATATGCTAGGCGCCCTGGCCCCCGCCTACAGAGCGAGTAGACTAAACATAGTAGACGCCCTCAGATACGAATAG
- a CDS encoding nucleotidyltransferase family protein, whose amino-acid sequence MRPVYQVRLDEVLEKLRRAAGGRRLAVLFGSAAESEVVHDVDVLIDGSDLGEALRLAAEIEEALGVPADVVPAGLAPPCLVAEALTRGVVVAADWDYYDELLYLSVGQCQDLKIKLREAGIGIS is encoded by the coding sequence ATGCGCCCTGTCTATCAAGTTAGGCTGGACGAGGTTCTGGAGAAGTTGAGGAGGGCGGCCGGCGGCAGGAGGCTGGCCGTGCTGTTCGGCTCCGCCGCGGAGTCGGAGGTGGTGCACGACGTCGATGTCCTCATCGACGGCTCGGATCTGGGAGAGGCCCTCCGCCTCGCGGCCGAGATAGAAGAGGCCCTGGGCGTCCCCGCCGACGTGGTGCCCGCCGGACTCGCGCCGCCTTGCCTCGTCGCCGAGGCCCTGACGCGGGGCGTCGTGGTGGCCGCCGACTGGGACTACTACGACGAGCTACTCTACCTCTCAGTGGGGCAGTGCCAAGACCTCAAGATCAAGCTTAGAGAAGCGGGGATTGGCATTTCCTAG
- the deoC gene encoding deoxyribose-phosphate aldolase, with translation MLQVVDYALLKPYLTVEDVARGAARAEELGVASFCVNPVYAQYVRPLLRRVRLCVVVDFPFGASQTWERAQAVSRLAEVAEELDVVAPIGLVKSQRWVEVRRDLVSVVGAAGGRVVKVIVEEPYLTDEERYRLYDIVAEAGAHFIKSSTGFAEEAYAKQLGNPTHSTPERAAAIARYIRERGYRLGVKMAGGIRTREQARAIIEAIGFGLDPARVRLGTSTPEALA, from the coding sequence GTGCTCCAGGTGGTGGACTACGCCCTTCTTAAGCCGTATCTGACCGTGGAGGATGTGGCGAGGGGTGCCGCTAGGGCTGAGGAGCTGGGGGTGGCCTCCTTCTGCGTCAACCCGGTCTACGCCCAGTACGTGAGGCCGCTTCTGAGGAGGGTGAGGCTCTGCGTGGTGGTCGACTTCCCCTTCGGCGCCTCCCAGACCTGGGAGAGGGCGCAAGCCGTCTCTAGGCTCGCGGAGGTGGCGGAGGAGCTGGACGTCGTGGCGCCGATCGGCTTGGTGAAGTCCCAGAGATGGGTGGAGGTGAGGCGGGACCTCGTCAGCGTGGTGGGGGCGGCCGGCGGGAGGGTTGTCAAGGTGATCGTAGAGGAGCCTTATCTCACCGACGAGGAGAGGTACAGGCTGTACGACATAGTGGCGGAGGCCGGGGCCCACTTTATAAAAAGCTCCACCGGCTTCGCCGAGGAGGCCTACGCCAAGCAGCTGGGCAACCCCACCCACTCCACGCCTGAGAGGGCGGCGGCGATCGCCAGGTACATCAGAGAGAGGGGGTACAGACTGGGGGTGAAGATGGCCGGCGGGATTAGGACAAGGGAGCAGGCCCGCGCCATTATAGAAGCCATAGGCTTCGGCCTAGACCCGGCGCGGGTTAGGCTGGGGACCTCCACCCCCGAGGCCCTCGCGTAA
- a CDS encoding acylphosphatase: MDMVRAHVFIRGRVQGVFFRQSMREVATRHGVKGWVRNKSDGRTVEAVLEGPRDAVEKVLQWAQVGPPGARVEDLEVRWEEYRGEFQDFKILPTE; the protein is encoded by the coding sequence ATGGACATGGTGAGAGCCCACGTCTTCATAAGGGGGAGGGTGCAGGGCGTCTTCTTCAGGCAGTCTATGAGAGAGGTCGCCACTAGACACGGCGTCAAGGGCTGGGTCAGGAACAAATCCGACGGCAGGACAGTCGAGGCCGTGCTGGAGGGGCCGAGAGACGCTGTGGAGAAGGTCCTCCAGTGGGCACAGGTGGGGCCCCCCGGCGCCCGTGTAGAGGACTTGGAGGTGCGCTGGGAGGAGTACCGCGGCGAGTTCCAAGACTTTAAAATACTGCCGACCGAGTAG
- a CDS encoding class I SAM-dependent methyltransferase codes for MIEEIFQDLDALDLGSSAVDVGAGFGASTEYLLRRGVRVCAVDVDPGVVTSLRSRFRQFVEIGMLRLDLAPAEALPYRDAACNSAISVVALHHFRDVRRALLEMERVARRLVVVYDWAPEAGGVTNPHSPEELSQKMETAVEIAKTLGFEYTARRLWYRLLKRKTL; via the coding sequence ATGATAGAGGAGATTTTCCAAGACCTGGACGCCTTGGATCTGGGGAGTTCCGCAGTCGACGTGGGAGCCGGCTTCGGCGCCTCGACGGAGTACCTCCTGAGGAGGGGGGTGAGGGTCTGCGCTGTGGACGTCGACCCAGGAGTGGTGACGAGCCTGAGGAGCCGCTTCCGGCAGTTCGTGGAGATCGGCATGCTTAGGCTAGACCTGGCGCCGGCCGAGGCCCTGCCCTACCGCGACGCCGCGTGCAACTCCGCGATTTCCGTCGTGGCGCTACACCACTTTAGAGACGTGCGCAGAGCCCTGCTGGAGATGGAGAGGGTGGCGAGACGCCTCGTGGTGGTGTACGACTGGGCGCCCGAGGCGGGCGGCGTGACCAACCCCCACAGCCCCGAGGAGCTTAGTCAGAAAATGGAGACGGCGGTGGAGATAGCCAAGACGCTGGGGTTTGAATACACGGCGAGGCGCCTCTGGTACAGACTCTTAAAACGCAAAACTTTATAA
- a CDS encoding phospholipase D-like domain-containing protein, whose protein sequence is MRFLTLALLAALIALAVSPIRLEVDSVLVSPINTTKIVDYVKGAKQAVYVEVYVLTYRPLADALVEAARRGVDVYVVLSAKVYGGVPQQAKELASYMESNGVKVRWNGDFPNVHTKLYVIDNKTVIIGNINPTASGFSRNKGVMLVIHNATLARQLTTIILNDYRGVYPRYRYPGVLVSPINSQDGLEWILSQPGELYIAMEQIYTDSGLVPLILRHPTYYAVVARTDADINTAVDEDIVAKIIVVGDYVYVGSINIGYYSIQRNREVGLLIHNPQLAQRLKALVLQWYREAGGKPPATTQTATTPATAPATRTQPTTTAATQPTTNTAAARGGGYGLHILIWVVIIIAAVLFVLWMNRKRP, encoded by the coding sequence ATGCGCTTCTTAACACTGGCGCTTCTGGCGGCGTTGATCGCGCTGGCCGTATCGCCAATAAGACTTGAAGTCGATTCAGTGCTGGTGTCTCCTATAAACACTACAAAAATCGTGGACTACGTCAAGGGGGCGAAGCAGGCGGTGTACGTAGAGGTCTACGTCCTCACCTACAGACCCCTAGCCGACGCCCTAGTCGAGGCCGCTAGGCGGGGCGTCGATGTCTACGTAGTCCTCTCGGCTAAGGTATACGGCGGAGTTCCCCAGCAGGCAAAGGAACTCGCCAGCTACATGGAGAGCAACGGCGTGAAGGTTAGGTGGAACGGCGACTTCCCCAACGTCCACACAAAGCTATACGTCATAGACAACAAGACAGTCATCATAGGCAACATAAACCCAACGGCCTCGGGCTTCAGCAGAAACAAAGGGGTGATGCTGGTGATCCACAACGCCACCCTCGCCCGCCAGCTGACCACCATAATCCTCAACGACTACCGCGGGGTATACCCCCGCTACAGATACCCCGGCGTCTTGGTGTCGCCGATAAACTCCCAGGACGGCCTCGAGTGGATACTCAGCCAGCCAGGCGAGCTGTACATAGCCATGGAACAGATATATACAGACTCCGGCCTAGTCCCCCTAATCCTCCGGCACCCCACGTACTACGCCGTGGTGGCTAGGACAGACGCCGACATAAACACCGCAGTGGACGAGGACATCGTCGCCAAGATAATTGTAGTGGGCGACTACGTCTACGTCGGGTCGATAAACATCGGCTACTACTCAATACAGAGGAACAGAGAAGTCGGCCTCCTAATCCACAACCCCCAGCTAGCCCAGCGCCTCAAGGCCCTGGTGTTGCAGTGGTACAGAGAAGCCGGCGGCAAGCCGCCAGCCACCACACAGACGGCGACAACCCCCGCCACAGCCCCCGCGACGAGAACCCAGCCCACCACAACCGCCGCCACTCAGCCCACGACCAACACGGCGGCCGCTAGGGGAGGCGGCTACGGACTGCACATACTGATATGGGTGGTGATAATCATAGCGGCAGTTCTCTTCGTCCTCTGGATGAATAGGAAAAGGCCGTAA
- a CDS encoding winged helix-turn-helix domain-containing protein translates to MKTEYYLVLEALASGTPPGRISKMLDMEPHDVEAIINTLQERGYVERKGARYVLTEAGRKTLEEWRERVRRELGDAVELRRAGREAEAWEIVEKWLPALPILVGLGVVSLALWKLLTAKR, encoded by the coding sequence GTGAAGACTGAGTACTACCTCGTCCTGGAGGCCCTCGCCTCAGGAACGCCCCCTGGCAGGATCAGCAAGATGCTAGACATGGAGCCCCACGACGTAGAGGCGATAATCAACACCCTCCAGGAGAGGGGCTACGTGGAGAGGAAAGGCGCCCGCTACGTCTTGACAGAGGCGGGGCGCAAGACGCTGGAGGAGTGGAGAGAGCGGGTGAGGAGAGAGCTAGGGGACGCCGTGGAGCTCCGCAGAGCCGGCAGAGAGGCAGAGGCCTGGGAAATCGTGGAGAAGTGGCTCCCCGCACTCCCCATACTCGTAGGCCTCGGCGTGGTTTCCCTCGCCCTGTGGAAACTCCTCACAGCTAAGCGGTAG